One stretch of Roseovarius mucosus DNA includes these proteins:
- the rpsA gene encoding 30S ribosomal protein S1, whose product MAQHTSMEEFEALLNESFEMDTPEEGSVVKGKVIAIEAGQAIIDVGYKMEGRVDLKEFANPGETPNISVGDEVEVFLRSAENAKGEAVISREMARREEAWDRLEKAYADEERVDGAIFGRVKGGFTVDLGGAVAFLPGSQVDVRPVRDAGPLMGLKQPFQILKMDRRRGNIVVSRRAILEESRAEQRAEVIGNLTEGQTVDGVVKNITEYGAFVDLGGVDGLLHVTDMAWRRVNHPSEILTIGETVKVQVIKINKDTHRISLGMKQLQEDPWDLVAAKYPLESTHTGRVTNITDYGAFVELEPGVEGLVHVSEMSWTKKNVHPGKIVSTSQEVEVMVLEIDGAKRRVSLGLKQTMRNPWEVFAETHPEGTEVEGEVKNITEFGLFIGLEGEIDGMVHLSDLSWDERGEDAIQSYKKGDMVHAVVSEVDIEKERISLSIKALGGDKFSEAVGGVKRGSVITVAVTAIEDGGIEVEYEGMKSFIRRSDLSRDRADQRPERFSVGDKLDVRVTNVDAKTRRLGLSIKAREIAEEKEAVEQYGSSDSGASLGDILGAALKGDR is encoded by the coding sequence ATGGCTCAACATACATCTATGGAGGAATTCGAAGCCCTCTTGAACGAAAGCTTCGAAATGGACACACCCGAGGAAGGGTCTGTTGTCAAAGGCAAGGTCATCGCAATCGAAGCGGGCCAAGCCATCATCGACGTCGGCTACAAAATGGAAGGCCGCGTTGATCTGAAAGAATTCGCAAATCCCGGCGAGACCCCCAACATCTCCGTTGGCGATGAGGTCGAAGTGTTCCTGCGGTCCGCCGAGAACGCCAAGGGCGAAGCCGTGATCAGCCGCGAGATGGCCCGCCGCGAAGAGGCATGGGACCGTCTTGAAAAGGCCTATGCCGACGAAGAGCGCGTTGATGGGGCCATCTTTGGCCGCGTCAAAGGTGGCTTCACCGTCGATCTGGGCGGTGCCGTGGCCTTCCTGCCCGGCTCTCAGGTCGATGTCCGCCCCGTGCGTGACGCTGGCCCGCTGATGGGTCTCAAGCAGCCGTTCCAGATCCTCAAGATGGACCGTCGCCGCGGCAATATCGTCGTGTCGCGCCGTGCCATCCTCGAAGAATCGCGCGCCGAACAGCGCGCCGAGGTGATCGGCAACCTGACCGAAGGCCAGACCGTTGACGGTGTGGTCAAGAACATCACCGAATACGGCGCCTTCGTCGATCTGGGCGGTGTGGACGGCCTCTTGCATGTCACCGACATGGCATGGCGTCGCGTCAACCACCCCTCCGAGATCCTGACAATCGGCGAAACCGTCAAGGTGCAGGTCATCAAGATCAACAAAGACACGCACCGCATCTCGCTGGGCATGAAGCAACTCCAAGAAGATCCGTGGGATCTGGTTGCCGCCAAATACCCGCTGGAATCGACCCATACGGGCCGCGTGACCAACATCACCGACTACGGCGCATTTGTTGAGCTGGAGCCGGGCGTCGAAGGTCTGGTGCACGTTTCGGAAATGTCCTGGACCAAGAAAAACGTCCACCCCGGCAAGATCGTGTCGACCTCGCAAGAAGTCGAAGTCATGGTGCTGGAAATCGACGGGGCCAAGCGCCGCGTGTCGCTCGGTCTCAAGCAGACCATGCGCAACCCGTGGGAAGTGTTTGCAGAAACACACCCCGAGGGCACCGAGGTCGAGGGCGAAGTCAAGAACATCACCGAATTCGGTCTCTTCATCGGTCTCGAAGGCGAGATCGACGGCATGGTCCACCTCTCGGACCTCAGCTGGGACGAGCGCGGCGAAGATGCCATCCAGAGCTACAAAAAGGGTGACATGGTTCATGCCGTTGTATCCGAAGTCGACATCGAGAAAGAGCGTATCTCGCTCTCGATCAAGGCTCTGGGCGGCGACAAGTTCTCCGAGGCCGTCGGTGGCGTCAAGCGTGGCTCGGTGATCACCGTTGCCGTGACCGCGATCGAGGATGGTGGCATCGAAGTGGAATACGAGGGCATGAAGTCCTTTATCCGCCGCTCCGACCTCAGCCGTGACCGTGCCGATCAGCGCCCCGAGCGTTTCTCGGTCGGCGACAAGCTCGACGTGCGCGTCACCAATGTCGACGCCAAGACCCGCCGTCTGGGTCTGTCGATCAAGGCCCGCGAAATCGCCGAAGAAAAAGAAGCCGTCGAACAGTATGGCTCCTCCGATTCGGGTGCGTCGCTCGGCGACATCCTCGGCGCAGCCCTCAAGGGCGACCGCTAA
- a CDS encoding pentapeptide repeat-containing protein: protein MTRPLALAACLMALATPTFSDSTELSDTGSCPGCDLTKAAFAGQAFVGANLIGATLEDSDFSTTDLFLAQLDEARADRINLRNASLKAATFVGASLRDADFRGADLSGARLKDADITNARFDGAILCNTVMPDGELSRETCR from the coding sequence ATGACCCGCCCCCTCGCCTTGGCCGCCTGCCTCATGGCATTGGCAACCCCCACTTTCAGCGATTCGACCGAACTCAGCGACACCGGCTCTTGCCCCGGTTGCGATCTGACAAAGGCGGCTTTTGCCGGTCAGGCCTTCGTCGGGGCCAACCTCATCGGGGCCACGCTCGAGGATAGCGATTTTTCCACCACCGACCTCTTTCTTGCCCAGTTGGACGAGGCCCGCGCCGACCGCATCAACCTGCGCAATGCCTCGCTCAAGGCCGCAACCTTTGTTGGGGCCTCCCTGCGCGACGCCGACTTTCGCGGCGCGGACCTGTCCGGGGCCAGGCTCAAGGACGCTGACATCACCAACGCCCGCTTTGACGGGGCGATCCTGTGCAACACCGTGATGCCTGACGGCGAACTCAGCCGTGAAACCTGCCGATAA
- a CDS encoding DUF4168 domain-containing protein: MSFHKTLTASTAALALALAAAPMTVFTAQSAVAQEAAEYSGDQLDAFTSALIEVASVREKYTPLLQSAETEDQQTAIIKEANAEITDVIETTDGITMDSYLEIAQAASQDQALNQRIIKRVQAQNETLQ; this comes from the coding sequence ATGTCCTTCCACAAGACACTGACCGCATCCACCGCCGCCCTCGCCTTGGCGCTTGCCGCGGCCCCGATGACCGTGTTCACCGCCCAGAGTGCGGTGGCGCAAGAGGCCGCAGAGTATTCCGGGGACCAGCTTGACGCCTTCACCAGCGCCCTGATCGAAGTGGCCAGCGTGCGCGAGAAATACACCCCCCTCCTCCAGAGCGCCGAAACCGAGGATCAGCAAACTGCCATCATTAAAGAGGCCAATGCCGAGATCACCGACGTGATCGAGACAACGGACGGCATTACCATGGACAGCTATCTCGAAATCGCGCAGGCCGCGAGCCAGGATCAGGCGCTGAACCAACGCATCATCAAGCGCGTTCAAGCCCAGAACGAAACCCTCCAGTAA
- a CDS encoding (d)CMP kinase — MAFTIAIDGPAAAGKGTIGRALAAHFGFAHLDTGLLYRATGRRMLTGLDPVEAAQSLRAEDLDADDLRTPDVSQAASRVAAIPEVRQALLDFQRAFARRAGGAVLDGRDIGTVICPEAEVKLYVTAADAERARRRHVELTGKGHDVTLEEVAQDLRDRDARDSARATAPLKPAEDAVLLDTSEMTIEEATARAIAIVTAAQG; from the coding sequence ATGGCATTCACCATCGCAATCGACGGCCCCGCAGCGGCGGGCAAAGGCACCATTGGCCGCGCTTTGGCCGCGCATTTCGGCTTTGCTCATCTGGACACTGGGCTGCTCTACCGCGCCACCGGGCGGCGGATGCTCACCGGGCTCGATCCGGTCGAGGCCGCCCAATCCCTGCGCGCCGAGGATCTCGACGCCGATGATCTGCGCACCCCGGATGTCAGCCAGGCCGCCAGCCGTGTGGCCGCCATCCCCGAGGTGCGCCAAGCGCTGCTCGACTTCCAACGCGCCTTTGCTCGGCGTGCAGGCGGGGCCGTGCTAGACGGGCGCGACATCGGCACCGTCATCTGCCCCGAGGCCGAGGTCAAACTCTACGTCACCGCCGCCGATGCCGAGCGCGCCCGCCGCCGCCACGTTGAACTAACCGGCAAGGGCCATGACGTGACCCTCGAAGAGGTGGCCCAAGACCTGCGCGACCGCGACGCCCGCGACAGCGCTCGCGCCACCGCCCCCCTCAAACCCGCCGAAGACGCGGTGCTGCTCGACACCTCCGAAATGACCATCGAAGAGGCCACAGCCCGCGCCATCGCCATCGTGACCGCCGCCCAAGGGTGA
- a CDS encoding DUF952 domain-containing protein: MMIYKILRGPEWAQLRAAGESAGAPVDLADGYVHFSTAEQAAETAAKHFAGAEGLMLVAVAVDRLGEALKWEVSRGGALFPHLYREMRLSDVAWAQPLPLVDGVHQFPAGLE; this comes from the coding sequence ATGATGATATACAAGATATTGCGTGGGCCGGAATGGGCCCAACTGCGGGCGGCGGGCGAGAGTGCTGGCGCGCCGGTCGATCTGGCCGATGGCTATGTGCATTTTTCCACCGCTGAACAGGCGGCGGAAACGGCGGCCAAGCATTTTGCCGGGGCCGAGGGCCTGATGCTGGTGGCGGTTGCCGTGGACCGGCTGGGCGAGGCGCTGAAATGGGAGGTGTCGCGCGGTGGCGCGCTATTCCCGCATCTCTACCGCGAGATGCGCCTTTCGGATGTGGCCTGGGCACAGCCTTTGCCGCTGGTGGACGGCGTGCATCAGTTTCCGGCAGGTCTGGAATGA
- a CDS encoding quinone-dependent dihydroorotate dehydrogenase: protein MSGMERLGLSLLHRVDPERAHGLALRALQLGLVPAPGAYTSARLRTNLAGLRLPNPVGLAAGFDKNAEALAPLARAGFGFIEVGAVTPRAQPGNPRPRLFRLSEDRAVINRFGFNNAGMEAAAARLAARPRDAVIGLNLGANKDSADRAEDFARVLAHCGAHLDFATVNVSSPNTEKLRELQGAEALMGLLKGVMEARDWLPQPIPIFLKIAPDLSDAELSEIADVARASGLNGIIATNTTLGREGLMSAAKGEAGGLSGQPLFEKSTRVLARLSQLTGGEMPLIGVGGIASAEQAYAKIRAGASAVQLYSALVYQGMSLVAEIARGLERLLQRDGFGSVAEAVGTGRDAWL, encoded by the coding sequence ATGAGCGGGATGGAGCGTCTTGGCCTCAGCCTTTTGCACCGGGTTGATCCGGAGCGGGCGCATGGTCTGGCGCTCCGGGCGTTGCAACTTGGATTGGTGCCCGCACCGGGGGCCTATACGAGCGCGCGGCTGCGGACCAATCTGGCGGGGCTGCGCCTGCCCAATCCGGTGGGATTGGCGGCGGGGTTTGACAAGAACGCCGAGGCGCTGGCACCGCTTGCCCGTGCCGGATTTGGATTTATCGAGGTGGGGGCGGTAACGCCGCGCGCACAGCCGGGCAACCCGCGCCCGCGCCTGTTCAGGCTGAGTGAAGACCGGGCGGTGATCAACCGATTCGGGTTCAACAATGCAGGCATGGAAGCGGCGGCGGCGCGGTTGGCGGCGCGGCCACGCGACGCGGTGATCGGTCTTAACCTTGGGGCCAACAAGGACAGCGCCGACCGGGCCGAGGATTTTGCCCGCGTGCTGGCGCATTGCGGGGCGCATCTTGATTTTGCAACGGTCAATGTTAGCAGCCCCAACACCGAGAAGCTGCGCGAGTTGCAGGGGGCGGAGGCGCTGATGGGTCTCTTGAAAGGGGTCATGGAGGCGCGCGATTGGTTGCCGCAGCCGATCCCCATTTTCCTCAAGATTGCGCCGGATCTGAGCGATGCGGAATTGAGCGAGATTGCCGATGTGGCGCGGGCCTCGGGCCTGAATGGCATCATTGCCACCAATACGACGCTGGGCCGTGAGGGGCTGATGAGTGCCGCGAAGGGTGAGGCGGGGGGGCTGTCGGGGCAGCCATTGTTCGAGAAATCAACGCGGGTATTGGCGCGGCTGTCGCAACTGACGGGCGGGGAAATGCCGCTGATTGGTGTGGGGGGGATTGCCAGCGCAGAGCAGGCCTATGCCAAGATCCGCGCCGGGGCGAGTGCCGTGCAGCTTTATTCGGCGCTGGTCTATCAGGGGATGTCTTTGGTCGCAGAGATTGCCCGGGGTCTGGAGCGGTTGTTGCAGCGGGATGGGTTTGGCAGCGTGGCAGAGGCCGTGGGCACCGGGCGGGACGCATGGCTGTGA
- the arsC gene encoding arsenate reductase (glutaredoxin) (This arsenate reductase requires both glutathione and glutaredoxin to convert arsenate to arsenite, after which the efflux transporter formed by ArsA and ArsB can extrude the arsenite from the cell, providing resistance.) — MAVITYWHNPRCSKSRAGLALLEEHGAEVVVRRYLEDAPAVAELRAVLVLLGCAPIEMMRPCEPQFKALGLGRESAAEDLLAAMVAHPILIERPIAIGAARAVIGRPPEAVLGVL; from the coding sequence ATGGCTGTGATCACCTATTGGCACAATCCGCGCTGTTCCAAATCGCGCGCTGGATTGGCGCTGTTGGAGGAGCATGGGGCAGAGGTGGTTGTGCGGCGCTATCTGGAGGATGCGCCGGCTGTGGCAGAATTGCGGGCTGTTTTGGTGCTGTTGGGCTGTGCGCCGATTGAGATGATGCGCCCCTGTGAGCCGCAGTTCAAGGCGCTGGGATTGGGGCGTGAAAGTGCGGCGGAGGATCTGCTGGCGGCGATGGTGGCGCATCCGATCCTCATTGAGCGTCCGATTGCGATCGGGGCCGCGCGTGCGGTGATCGGGCGGCCACCGGAGGCGGTGCTGGGGGTTTTGTGA
- a CDS encoding L-serine ammonia-lyase, translating to MFLSVFDMFKVGIGPSSSHTMGPMVAAARFLDKMRASPFHYAGLRGSLHGSLAFTGVGHATDRATILGLAGFLPDTYDNDKAEATLEHIRDSHSVTPPGLPTLKFHPKEDLVFDFGPNLPGHANGMILMATDAQGDVILQETYYSIGGGFVLTDAELAAGKATDDGTPIPYPFKSAAEMLEMAERSGKSIAQMKRANEIARGGPENLRSGVARIWQVMNDCIERGLNAEGILPGGLKVKRRAKGIRDALVAERGTNLTAPHKINDWMSAYAMAVNEENAAGGQVVTAPTNGAAGVVPAVIKYWLEHVPGAHETQIEEFLLTAAAIGGLVKYNASISGAEAGCQAEVGSAAAMGAAGLAAVLGGTPAQIENAAEIALEHHLGMTCDPVRGLVQVPCIERNGLGAIKAVSAASLALRGDGTHLVPLDACIETMRQTGLDMSEKYKETSLGGLAVNIPNC from the coding sequence ATGTTTCTATCCGTCTTCGATATGTTCAAGGTGGGCATCGGCCCCTCCTCCTCGCATACCATGGGGCCGATGGTCGCCGCCGCGCGCTTTTTGGACAAAATGCGCGCCTCCCCCTTCCATTATGCCGGATTGCGCGGCTCGCTGCATGGCAGCCTTGCCTTTACCGGCGTGGGCCACGCCACCGACCGCGCCACCATCCTTGGCCTCGCAGGCTTTCTTCCCGACACCTATGACAATGACAAGGCCGAGGCGACGCTAGAGCATATCCGCGACAGCCATAGCGTCACGCCCCCCGGCCTGCCCACGCTCAAATTCCATCCCAAAGAAGATCTGGTCTTTGATTTCGGCCCCAACCTGCCCGGCCATGCCAATGGCATGATCCTGATGGCAACAGACGCCCAAGGCGACGTGATCCTGCAGGAAACCTATTATTCCATCGGCGGCGGCTTTGTGCTGACCGACGCGGAATTGGCCGCAGGCAAGGCCACCGACGACGGCACGCCCATCCCCTACCCGTTCAAATCCGCCGCCGAGATGCTGGAAATGGCCGAACGCTCGGGCAAGAGCATCGCCCAGATGAAGCGCGCCAACGAAATCGCCCGTGGCGGCCCGGAAAACCTGCGCTCTGGCGTGGCCCGCATCTGGCAGGTGATGAACGACTGCATCGAACGCGGCCTCAACGCCGAAGGCATCCTGCCCGGCGGCCTCAAGGTCAAACGCCGTGCCAAGGGCATCCGCGACGCGCTCGTGGCCGAACGCGGCACCAACCTCACCGCCCCGCACAAGATCAACGACTGGATGAGCGCCTATGCCATGGCAGTGAACGAGGAAAACGCCGCTGGCGGGCAGGTTGTAACCGCGCCCACCAACGGTGCCGCTGGCGTGGTGCCTGCGGTGATCAAATACTGGCTCGAGCATGTGCCGGGCGCGCATGAGACCCAGATCGAAGAATTTCTGCTCACAGCCGCCGCCATCGGTGGTCTGGTGAAATACAACGCCTCCATCTCGGGCGCCGAGGCAGGCTGTCAGGCCGAGGTGGGCAGCGCCGCCGCCATGGGCGCGGCTGGCCTTGCCGCCGTCTTGGGCGGCACCCCCGCCCAGATTGAAAACGCCGCCGAAATCGCGCTGGAACACCACCTTGGCATGACCTGCGACCCGGTGCGCGGCCTCGTGCAGGTGCCCTGCATCGAGCGCAATGGCTTGGGCGCGATCAAGGCGGTCTCTGCCGCCTCCCTCGCCCTGCGCGGCGATGGCACCCACCTCGTGCCGCTCGACGCCTGTATCGAGACCATGCGCCAGACCGGCCTCGACATGAGCGAGAAATACAAGGAAACCTCGCTCGGTGGTCTCGCGGTCAATATCCCGAATTGTTGA
- a CDS encoding glutathione S-transferase family protein, with protein sequence MTTPYRLHYAPDNASVIIRLTLEELGIPYDTVLLERSKQAHAAPAYLALNPGGLIPTLETPEGPIFETGAILLWLADRHARLAPAPQSPDRGDFLKWLFFLANTAHTALRISFYPEKYVGPDPAAQGLLRATMQARFADHLDILETRAAPWFSPETPSVLDYYLACLMRWRALYPEGTRGSYDAGAWPRLHALLTHLETRPATSRVATAEGLGPHPFTAPQYCNPPEGSAT encoded by the coding sequence ATGACCACGCCCTATCGCCTGCATTACGCCCCCGACAACGCCTCGGTGATCATCCGCCTGACGCTCGAGGAATTGGGCATACCCTATGACACAGTCTTGCTCGAACGCTCCAAACAGGCCCATGCCGCCCCCGCGTATCTGGCGCTCAACCCCGGCGGGCTGATCCCCACGCTGGAAACACCCGAAGGGCCTATTTTCGAAACCGGCGCGATCCTGCTCTGGCTTGCAGACCGGCACGCCCGGCTTGCGCCTGCGCCGCAATCGCCCGACCGTGGCGATTTTCTCAAATGGCTGTTCTTCCTTGCGAACACCGCCCATACCGCCCTGCGCATAAGCTTTTATCCCGAGAAATACGTGGGGCCAGATCCCGCCGCACAGGGCCTTTTGCGCGCCACGATGCAGGCGCGCTTTGCAGATCATCTCGATATTCTGGAAACTCGCGCTGCCCCTTGGTTCTCCCCCGAAACCCCCTCGGTGCTGGATTACTATCTCGCCTGCCTGATGCGTTGGCGCGCGCTCTATCCCGAGGGCACGCGCGGCAGCTATGACGCAGGCGCTTGGCCACGTCTGCACGCGCTCTTGACGCATCTTGAAACCCGCCCCGCCACAAGCCGCGTGGCCACCGCCGAAGGGCTGGGCCCCCACCCCTTCACAGCCCCCCAGTATTGCAATCCGCCCGAGGGCAGCGCCACCTGA
- a CDS encoding DUF1244 domain-containing protein: protein MDDQIRIELEAAAFRTLRAHLMEKRADVQNIDMMNLAGFCRNCLSRWMQEAANDRGIEMSKDAARELFYGMPYDDWKAQNQTEASAEQKTAFTKSFAENVDPKD from the coding sequence ATGGACGACCAGATCCGCATTGAACTCGAGGCCGCCGCCTTTCGCACCCTGCGTGCGCATCTGATGGAAAAACGCGCGGATGTGCAGAACATCGACATGATGAATCTCGCCGGATTTTGCCGCAACTGCCTCAGCCGCTGGATGCAAGAGGCCGCCAATGATCGCGGCATCGAGATGTCCAAAGACGCCGCCCGCGAACTCTTCTACGGCATGCCCTATGACGACTGGAAAGCGCAGAACCAGACCGAGGCCAGCGCCGAGCAAAAAACCGCCTTCACCAAATCCTTCGCCGAAAACGTCGACCCCAAGGACTGA
- a CDS encoding N-formylglutamate amidohydrolase, which produces MTGKTKPMMYHPFQIVGQDRPERWLVTCDHASNCVPDFVNGGCLGVAPQDMARHIAYDVGAAGVTRALAEALGGPAILSNFSRLVIDPNRGEDDPTLVMRLYDGTIIPGNRHAKPEDIDRRLNRLYRPYHTALAELAARRADTVIVSVHSFTPQLRGRPPRPWHIGLLYAADQRLAKPLIARLAQEPDLCVGDNEPYTGHLPGDAIARHAIAYERPNVLIELRNDLIETPAQQTAWALRLAPILQEVAAQTGL; this is translated from the coding sequence ATGACAGGAAAAACCAAGCCAATGATGTATCACCCCTTTCAGATTGTCGGCCAGGACCGCCCCGAACGCTGGCTCGTGACCTGCGATCACGCCAGCAATTGCGTACCGGACTTCGTCAACGGCGGCTGTCTTGGCGTAGCCCCTCAGGATATGGCCCGCCATATCGCCTATGATGTGGGCGCCGCCGGTGTGACGCGCGCGCTTGCCGAGGCCTTGGGTGGCCCCGCCATCCTCAGCAATTTCTCGCGCCTCGTGATCGACCCAAACCGGGGCGAGGATGACCCGACCCTCGTGATGCGCCTGTATGACGGCACGATCATTCCCGGCAATCGCCACGCGAAACCCGAGGATATAGACCGCCGCCTCAACCGGCTCTATCGCCCCTATCACACCGCCTTGGCCGAACTCGCCGCACGCCGCGCCGATACCGTCATTGTCTCGGTCCACAGCTTTACGCCGCAACTGCGCGGACGCCCGCCGCGCCCTTGGCATATCGGCCTGCTCTACGCCGCCGACCAACGCTTGGCCAAGCCGCTCATCGCCCGCCTCGCCCAAGAGCCCGACCTGTGCGTCGGCGATAATGAGCCTTACACCGGCCACCTGCCCGGCGATGCCATCGCCCGCCACGCCATCGCCTATGAGCGGCCCAATGTCCTCATTGAACTGCGCAACGACCTGATCGAAACCCCCGCGCAACAGACCGCTTGGGCGCTTCGCCTCGCCCCCATCCTGCAAGAGGTCGCCGCCCAAACCGGCCTTTGA
- the pyk gene encoding pyruvate kinase, producing the protein MRRNRNVKIVATLGPASSDYDTIRALHEAGADVFRLNMSHGTQADIAERHRIIRQVEEDLDSPIAILGDLQGPKLRVGVFAKGEEDLVAGAAFRLDLDEAEGDATRVCLPHPEIFAALEPGANLLVNDGKIRLRVTACGPEFADCEVIAGGTISNRKGVNVPDVVLPLAALSEKDLSDLEFICELGVDWLALSFVQRPEDVTEARELVRGRAAIMSKIEKPAGVKRFDEILAVSDGIMVARGDLGVELPVQNVPPIQKRLIRRCRAAAKPVIVATQMLESMIDSPMPTRAEVSDVATAIYEGSDAIMLSAESAAGHYPVEAVRTMDNVAIEVESDPTYREVIEASRRVNRQSVADGIVAAAREIAETADIKVICCYTESGTTALLTARERPRVPILALTSLLGTARRLALTWGVTCVMTGELTRFKMAVINAARAARAHGYATESDQIVVTAGVPFNIPGTTNILRVAPCQESLIYATDPG; encoded by the coding sequence ATGAGACGCAACCGCAATGTGAAGATCGTGGCCACGCTGGGCCCGGCTTCGTCCGATTATGATACGATCCGGGCGTTGCACGAGGCGGGGGCGGATGTGTTTCGCCTCAATATGAGCCATGGCACGCAGGCCGATATTGCCGAGCGGCACCGGATCATCCGGCAGGTCGAAGAGGATCTGGACAGCCCGATTGCGATCCTGGGGGATTTGCAGGGGCCAAAGCTGCGGGTTGGGGTGTTTGCCAAGGGCGAAGAGGATCTGGTTGCCGGGGCGGCGTTCCGGCTTGACCTGGACGAAGCAGAGGGGGATGCGACCCGTGTCTGCCTGCCGCATCCCGAGATTTTCGCGGCGCTGGAACCGGGGGCGAACCTGCTGGTGAATGATGGCAAGATCCGCCTGCGCGTGACCGCGTGCGGACCCGAGTTTGCCGATTGCGAGGTGATTGCCGGGGGCACGATTTCGAATCGTAAGGGCGTGAATGTGCCTGATGTGGTGCTGCCCTTGGCGGCGCTGTCGGAAAAGGATCTGTCGGATCTGGAATTCATCTGCGAGTTGGGCGTGGACTGGCTGGCGCTGAGTTTCGTGCAGCGCCCCGAAGATGTGACCGAGGCGCGTGAATTGGTCCGCGGCCGGGCCGCGATCATGTCAAAAATCGAAAAGCCGGCAGGGGTGAAGCGGTTTGACGAAATCCTCGCGGTCAGCGACGGGATCATGGTGGCGCGGGGCGATCTGGGCGTGGAATTGCCGGTGCAGAACGTGCCGCCGATCCAGAAACGGTTGATCCGGCGCTGCCGGGCTGCGGCCAAGCCGGTGATCGTGGCGACGCAGATGCTCGAGTCGATGATCGACAGCCCGATGCCGACGCGCGCCGAAGTGTCGGACGTGGCCACGGCGATTTACGAAGGATCGGATGCGATCATGCTTTCGGCGGAATCGGCGGCGGGGCATTACCCTGTCGAGGCGGTGCGCACGATGGACAATGTGGCGATCGAGGTTGAGAGCGATCCGACCTATCGCGAGGTGATCGAGGCCAGTCGGCGTGTGAACCGGCAGAGTGTGGCGGACGGGATCGTTGCCGCCGCGCGCGAGATTGCCGAGACCGCCGATATCAAGGTGATTTGTTGCTATACCGAATCCGGGACCACCGCACTCTTGACTGCGCGCGAGCGTCCGCGCGTGCCGATTCTGGCGCTGACCAGCCTTTTGGGCACGGCGCGGCGGCTGGCGTTGACCTGGGGTGTGACCTGCGTCATGACCGGCGAATTGACGCGATTCAAGATGGCGGTGATCAATGCCGCGCGGGCGGCGCGGGCGCATGGCTATGCGACCGAGAGCGATCAGATCGTGGTCACGGCGGGCGTGCCCTTTAACATACCGGGCACGACCAATATCCTGCGCGTCGCCCCTTGTCAGGAAAGTTTGATTTACGCGACCGATCCGGGTTAA
- the rpmI gene encoding 50S ribosomal protein L35, translating to MPKMKTKSSCKKRFKVTASGRVVAAQAGKRHGMIKRSNKFLRNARGTTTLSKADEGIIKPMMPYAR from the coding sequence ATGCCCAAGATGAAGACCAAGTCGAGCTGCAAAAAGCGGTTCAAAGTGACGGCCTCGGGCCGCGTGGTGGCCGCACAGGCCGGCAAGCGCCATGGCATGATCAAACGCAGCAATAAATTCCTTCGTAACGCTCGCGGTACGACCACGTTGTCAAAGGCTGATGAAGGTATCATCAAGCCAATGATGCCCTACGCGCGCTAA
- the rplT gene encoding 50S ribosomal protein L20, with amino-acid sequence MSRVKGGVVTHARHKKVIKAAKGYYGRRKNTFKVAAQAVDKANQYATRDRKNRKRNFRALWIQRINAAVRAHDGSLTYSRFINGLALAGVEVDRKVLADLAVHEPAAFGAIVEQAKGALAA; translated from the coding sequence ATGTCACGCGTCAAAGGTGGGGTAGTTACCCACGCCCGTCACAAGAAAGTCATCAAGGCCGCCAAAGGTTACTATGGCCGCCGCAAGAACACCTTCAAGGTGGCCGCGCAGGCCGTCGACAAGGCCAACCAATACGCGACCCGCGACCGCAAGAACCGCAAGCGCAATTTCCGCGCGCTGTGGATTCAGCGGATCAACGCGGCTGTGCGCGCGCATGATGGATCGCTGACCTACTCGCGCTTCATCAACGGTCTGGCATTGGCCGGGGTCGAAGTGGACCGTAAGGTTCTGGCCGATCTGGCCGTGCATGAGCCCGCCGCTTTCGGGGCCATCGTCGAGCAAGCCAAGGGTGCGCTGGCCGCCTGA